The Candidatus Izemoplasmatales bacterium genome has a segment encoding these proteins:
- a CDS encoding Na/Pi cotransporter family protein has protein sequence MVEAIVYLLAGLGAFLVGFKVLSDNVQKLANKKLKQLFNRVTNNRLVGVGIGTAITMIVQSSSVTTVMVVGFVNAGVMNLLQATTIIMGANIGTTITAQIVALQALDVTMYAMLLAAIGVFGEMIAKKDKSKATFYAVAGLGLVFIGLSIMSDSMRIFRSSPLITEALTSVNNPFVLLLIGVVVTGIVQSSSAVTTILISMAGAGLIIGGGGNAVLYVVLGTNIGTTVTALLSSIGATSNARRAAMIHLMFNVLGSLVFFPILLLWPSFADNVLARMFALPGTQIAMFHTFFNVTCTFVFLPFATVFTKVSHMFVRDRAATTPLIYFDERLLKTPGVALGQLTKEAVRLGRLAMDTLNAAIEAFIVQDGTALDAIRGRICDVERLDSAITQSLIKVSANPLTLEDEQMINRVHHAIGDFIRIAEISDNVLKYTRTSIDQHLTYSEAAQADLRAMYGLLDREFALTRDVFVDRNFDLMAEVETIEEQVDRMRRQMIDDHLKRLNEGLCSADNSGVYINFVSNLERVGDHINFVAHSYETQSPEACRIEAE, from the coding sequence ATGGTCGAAGCGATCGTCTATCTGCTTGCGGGCTTGGGAGCGTTTCTCGTCGGGTTCAAGGTCCTGTCCGACAACGTCCAGAAACTGGCCAACAAGAAGCTCAAGCAGCTTTTCAACAGAGTCACGAACAACCGCCTCGTCGGCGTCGGAATCGGCACCGCGATCACGATGATCGTGCAGTCGTCGTCCGTGACGACCGTCATGGTCGTGGGCTTCGTCAACGCCGGCGTGATGAACCTCCTCCAGGCGACGACGATCATCATGGGCGCGAACATCGGTACCACGATCACCGCCCAGATCGTCGCCCTGCAGGCGCTCGACGTCACGATGTACGCGATGCTTCTGGCCGCGATCGGCGTCTTCGGCGAGATGATCGCGAAGAAGGACAAGTCGAAGGCGACGTTCTACGCCGTCGCCGGTCTCGGCCTCGTCTTCATCGGCCTTTCGATCATGAGCGATTCGATGCGCATCTTCCGCAGCTCGCCGCTGATCACCGAGGCCTTGACCTCGGTGAACAATCCCTTCGTCCTGCTGCTCATCGGCGTCGTCGTGACCGGCATCGTCCAGTCCTCGTCCGCCGTCACCACGATCCTGATCTCGATGGCCGGCGCCGGCCTGATCATCGGCGGCGGCGGAAACGCGGTGCTCTACGTCGTCCTCGGCACCAACATCGGGACGACCGTCACGGCGCTCCTTTCATCGATCGGCGCGACTTCGAACGCGCGTCGCGCGGCGATGATCCACCTCATGTTCAACGTCCTCGGCTCCCTCGTCTTCTTCCCGATCCTGCTCCTTTGGCCGTCCTTCGCGGACAACGTCCTCGCGCGGATGTTCGCGCTCCCCGGAACCCAGATCGCGATGTTCCACACCTTCTTCAACGTCACCTGCACCTTCGTCTTCCTGCCGTTCGCGACGGTCTTCACGAAGGTATCGCACATGTTTGTCCGTGACCGTGCGGCAACGACTCCGCTCATCTACTTCGACGAACGTCTGCTCAAGACGCCGGGCGTCGCCCTCGGCCAGCTCACGAAGGAGGCCGTCCGCCTCGGTCGGCTCGCGATGGATACCCTCAACGCCGCGATCGAAGCCTTCATCGTCCAGGACGGTACCGCGCTCGACGCGATCCGCGGCCGCATCTGCGACGTCGAACGCCTCGACAGCGCGATCACGCAGTCCCTGATCAAGGTCTCCGCCAATCCGCTCACGCTCGAGGACGAGCAGATGATCAACCGCGTCCATCACGCCATCGGCGACTTCATCCGCATCGCCGAGATCAGCGACAACGTCCTCAAGTACACCCGGACCAGCATCGACCAGCACCTCACCTATTCGGAAGCGGCCCAGGCCGACCTGCGGGCGATGTACGGACTCCTCGACCGCGAGTTCGCGCTCACCCGGGACGTCTTCGTCGACCGCAACTTCGACCTGATGGCGGAAGTCGAGACCATCGAGGAGCAAGTCGACCGGATGCGCAGGCAGATGATCGACGACCACCTGAAGCGGCTGAACGAGGGCCTTTGCAGCGCCGACAACAGCGGCGTCTACATCAACTTCGTCTCCAACCTCGAACGCGTCGGCGACCACATCAACTTCGTCGCCCACAGTTACGAGACGCAATCGCCGGAAGCCTGTCGGATCGAAGCCGAATGA
- a CDS encoding tryptophan-rich sensory protein has translation MIQPKHRRFIVWFSAGAYAAMILVNALANLIPINGITTGAVSDSYRNLFAPTGLTFSIWGVIYILLGVYVVREVLGLRPREGAAVDPVRIRIDAFFAVSSVANVLWIFAWHFRVIWLSLLLMLSILFCLILISYPLRKTDAMTKAAFGVYFGWITVATIANATTWLVKLGLPVDTVGATLQTVAVLLVGLAIGGVVLMIQKNLGYSLVIAWAYFGIFLKHIDPAQFDRGFIAVMNTSLFGWILMLALSAFVGVRLLLAHRANASKAA, from the coding sequence ATGATCCAACCGAAACACCGTCGTTTCATCGTCTGGTTCTCCGCCGGCGCATACGCCGCGATGATCCTCGTGAACGCGCTCGCCAATCTCATTCCGATCAACGGCATCACGACCGGTGCGGTCTCGGATTCCTACCGGAACCTCTTCGCCCCGACCGGACTGACGTTCTCGATCTGGGGAGTCATCTACATCCTCCTCGGCGTCTACGTCGTCCGCGAGGTCCTGGGCCTGCGTCCCCGCGAGGGCGCCGCCGTCGACCCGGTCCGCATCAGGATCGATGCCTTCTTCGCGGTCTCGTCGGTCGCGAACGTCCTCTGGATCTTCGCATGGCACTTCCGCGTCATCTGGCTGTCGCTTCTACTGATGCTTTCGATCCTCTTCTGCCTGATCCTCATTTCATACCCGCTGCGGAAGACGGACGCGATGACGAAAGCCGCCTTCGGCGTCTACTTCGGCTGGATCACGGTGGCGACGATCGCCAACGCGACGACCTGGCTGGTCAAGCTCGGCCTGCCCGTCGACACTGTCGGCGCGACCCTCCAGACGGTCGCGGTCCTGCTCGTCGGACTCGCGATCGGAGGCGTCGTCCTCATGATCCAGAAGAATCTCGGTTACAGCCTCGTCATCGCCTGGGCATATTTCGGGATCTTCCTGAAGCACATCGACCCCGCCCAGTTCGACCGCGGCTTCATCGCGGTCATGAACACGTCGCTGTTCGGTTGGATCCTGATGCTCGCGCTATCCGCGTTCGTCGGCGTCCGCCTCCTCCTCGCCCACAGGGCGAATGCCTCGAAAGCCGCCTAG
- a CDS encoding DUF2200 family protein, with product MTNDRLFRMPFSDLYPLYLAKVERKGRTATDLEAVVGWLTGYAGETIASLIDRRIDLECFFAEAPMAKTRTPLVAGKVCGVRVEDVADPTIRMIRAVDLLVDELAKGRPLSRILRS from the coding sequence ATGACCAACGACCGTCTTTTCCGCATGCCGTTCTCCGACCTGTATCCGCTGTATCTGGCCAAGGTCGAACGGAAGGGCCGCACGGCGACGGACCTCGAGGCCGTCGTCGGCTGGCTCACAGGTTATGCGGGCGAGACGATCGCAAGCCTGATCGATCGGAGGATCGACCTCGAATGCTTCTTCGCCGAGGCGCCGATGGCGAAGACGCGGACTCCGCTCGTGGCGGGAAAGGTCTGCGGCGTCCGCGTCGAGGACGTCGCCGATCCGACCATCCGGATGATCCGCGCTGTCGACCTCCTGGTCGACGAACTCGCCAAAGGCAGGCCGCTTTCCCGGATCCTGCGCTCCTGA